The following coding sequences are from one Comamonas koreensis window:
- a CDS encoding MdtA/MuxA family multidrug efflux RND transporter periplasmic adaptor subunit, whose translation MDHNSNNSTRPTPTPGAADAGLKPGAAAAPKRRSRWLGSTIAIVLVAGLAGGAWYLVQIKKNPSGMTAGAPGMGGPPGAGGPPGMGPGAMRAMAVTVGSAAAKRQTLPVTLTAMGTVVPTTTVTLTTQVSGILRDVLFTEGQMVKKGQKLAQIDPRPFEQALQQAKGQLARDQAQLDAARVTLKRYQTLWDQDSIARQDLDTQAALAKQLEGTVLTDQAQVQTAQLNLGYASITSPIDGRIGLRTMDAGNYISAGGTTGIAVITKIAPIDVSFTVPQDHIPAVLGAQKTDARLPVAALDRAGNKTLAQGVFLTLDNLVDTATGTVKAKARFDNSDGSLFPNQFVNTRLTLKDESALVVPVTAIRTGGNGDFVYVINADRTVTQRTVIRGMSTVEWVAINSGLKEGELVVTEGADRLKDGAVVALQGDTPTQAHGASSGRRGPREGGGREGGGRRGANGGPASGAPGAAGNGVAAGTGGGGAAVEPNAGQPSAAAPAVNPDQAAGGASGSGGASGSGGSTPSTPSGQTAPAIKPEDVPKGMAPAATTVQPAQRANP comes from the coding sequence ATGGACCATAACTCCAATAATTCCACCCGTCCCACCCCAACCCCCGGCGCGGCAGACGCCGGGCTGAAACCCGGTGCTGCAGCAGCACCCAAGCGCCGCAGCCGCTGGCTGGGCTCGACGATCGCCATCGTGCTGGTGGCGGGGCTGGCAGGTGGGGCCTGGTACCTGGTGCAAATCAAGAAGAACCCGAGCGGCATGACAGCGGGCGCGCCCGGCATGGGCGGCCCACCGGGCGCAGGCGGCCCTCCTGGCATGGGCCCTGGCGCGATGCGCGCGATGGCCGTCACCGTGGGCAGCGCGGCGGCCAAGCGCCAAACGCTGCCCGTCACCCTGACGGCGATGGGCACGGTGGTGCCCACCACCACGGTGACCCTGACCACCCAGGTCTCGGGCATTCTGCGCGATGTGCTGTTCACCGAAGGCCAGATGGTCAAGAAGGGCCAGAAGCTCGCCCAGATTGATCCGCGCCCATTTGAGCAAGCGCTGCAGCAGGCCAAGGGCCAGTTGGCACGCGACCAGGCGCAGCTCGATGCCGCGCGCGTGACGCTCAAGCGCTACCAGACCTTGTGGGACCAGGATTCGATTGCCCGCCAGGACCTGGACACGCAGGCCGCGCTGGCCAAGCAGCTCGAAGGCACGGTGCTCACCGACCAGGCCCAGGTGCAGACCGCCCAGCTCAATCTGGGTTATGCCAGCATTACCTCACCCATCGATGGCCGCATCGGTCTGCGCACGATGGATGCGGGAAACTACATCAGCGCGGGCGGCACCACCGGCATCGCCGTCATCACCAAGATTGCGCCGATCGATGTGAGCTTTACCGTGCCGCAAGACCATATCCCCGCGGTGCTGGGCGCGCAAAAGACCGATGCCCGGCTACCGGTGGCAGCGCTGGACCGCGCGGGCAACAAGACCTTGGCCCAGGGCGTATTCCTGACCTTGGACAACCTGGTCGATACCGCCACGGGCACCGTCAAGGCCAAGGCCCGGTTCGACAACAGCGACGGCTCGCTCTTTCCCAACCAGTTTGTCAACACCCGCCTGACCTTGAAGGACGAGAGCGCGCTGGTGGTGCCGGTCACCGCCATCCGCACCGGCGGCAATGGCGATTTTGTCTATGTGATCAATGCGGACCGCACCGTGACCCAGCGCACCGTCATCCGGGGCATGAGCACGGTCGAATGGGTGGCCATCAACTCCGGCCTCAAGGAAGGCGAGTTGGTAGTGACCGAGGGCGCCGACCGCTTGAAGGATGGCGCCGTGGTCGCCCTGCAAGGCGACACCCCCACGCAGGCCCATGGCGCCAGCAGTGGCCGGCGCGGCCCCCGTGAGGGCGGTGGGCGCGAGGGCGGCGGGCGCCGCGGCGCTAACGGTGGCCCCGCATCGGGCGCACCCGGTGCGGCAGGTAATGGTGTGGCTGCGGGCACTGGTGGCGGCGGCGCTGCCGTCGAGCCCAATGCCGGCCAGCCCAGCGCCGCAGCCCCTGCGGTGAACCCGGACCAGGCTGCCGGTGGCGCCAGTGGTTCAGGTGGCGCCAGCGGTTCAGGTGGATCAACCCCTTCCACGCCATCCGGCCAGACCGCACCGGCGATCAAACCGGAGGATGTGCCCAAGGG
- the tenA gene encoding thiaminase II, protein MSFCQALWQANQALYQRTLNHPFNRELAAGSLSVERFRHYMIQDAHYLVAYGRALAVAAAKADQAEGVVQFANAANEAVAEERKLHDGFMRDFGITPQHFAATPLTPACHHYTSFLLANSWSQSYPVALAGLLPCFWIYAEVGRDIHARSQPGNPYQAWVDTYASEEFHAAVRGVIATIDRVAESADSATRTRMAEAYRYSAELEWMFWDSAYQLGSWPTR, encoded by the coding sequence ATGTCGTTTTGCCAGGCCTTGTGGCAAGCCAACCAGGCGCTGTACCAGCGCACCTTGAACCATCCCTTCAACCGCGAGCTGGCGGCAGGCAGCTTGTCGGTCGAGCGCTTTCGCCATTACATGATCCAGGATGCGCATTACCTGGTGGCCTATGGCCGTGCGCTGGCCGTCGCTGCCGCCAAGGCCGACCAGGCAGAAGGCGTGGTGCAGTTTGCCAATGCCGCCAATGAGGCGGTGGCCGAGGAGCGCAAGCTGCACGATGGCTTTATGCGCGACTTCGGCATTACGCCGCAGCACTTTGCCGCCACGCCACTGACGCCGGCCTGCCACCACTACACGAGCTTTTTGCTGGCCAACAGCTGGTCGCAGAGTTACCCGGTGGCGCTGGCCGGGCTCTTGCCCTGCTTTTGGATCTATGCCGAAGTGGGGCGCGACATCCATGCCCGCTCCCAGCCGGGAAACCCCTACCAGGCCTGGGTGGATACCTACGCCAGTGAGGAGTTTCATGCGGCGGTGCGCGGCGTCATCGCCACGATCGACCGTGTGGCCGAATCCGCTGACTCGGCCACGCGCACGCGCATGGCCGAGGCCTACCGCTACAGCGCTGAGCTCGAATGGATGTTCTGGGACAGCGCCTACCAATTGGGAAGCTGGCCGACACGCTAA
- a CDS encoding DUF3626 domain-containing protein, producing MPSPTPLLTAAQQQALQAVQRRGGPVREHALAPASIHVHFHADWIVQGQPLLALLCQQGRYLSQFESGRSNGSYSPQPQGERWQWEDQQFAGAYNHADPAERPVYGAVDLAPLGHPSHQGYGAAPRFGSAYLQLHRAATARSSFCDPDSYWQPRHVGLWQQMDWQQLQCLQLADPLDHYVEAQLHGGLVLARDVAAIWLDPCYRNTPLAQAVQTSGLPLRFHAGYRLLADQLAQASLYRGAEVAEVLADMLQHAPGGLTPADLGQAQACHRYPAALLKKAWHCIAHLGRQSG from the coding sequence ATGCCCAGCCCCACGCCCTTGTTGACCGCCGCCCAGCAGCAAGCCCTGCAGGCCGTGCAACGCCGTGGCGGCCCGGTGCGCGAGCACGCACTTGCACCCGCTTCGATTCACGTTCACTTTCATGCCGACTGGATCGTGCAAGGCCAGCCGCTGCTGGCGCTGCTGTGCCAGCAAGGCCGCTACCTGTCGCAGTTTGAGAGCGGCCGCAGCAATGGCAGCTACAGCCCCCAGCCCCAGGGCGAGCGCTGGCAGTGGGAGGACCAGCAGTTTGCGGGCGCCTACAACCACGCCGATCCCGCCGAGCGGCCGGTGTACGGCGCCGTCGATCTGGCGCCCTTGGGCCACCCCAGCCACCAGGGTTATGGCGCCGCGCCCCGCTTTGGATCGGCGTATCTGCAGCTGCACCGCGCCGCCACCGCGCGCAGCAGCTTTTGCGACCCCGACAGCTACTGGCAGCCCCGCCATGTCGGGCTGTGGCAGCAGATGGACTGGCAGCAGCTGCAATGCCTGCAACTGGCCGACCCGCTGGACCACTATGTCGAGGCCCAGCTGCATGGCGGCCTGGTGCTGGCGCGCGATGTGGCGGCCATCTGGCTCGACCCCTGCTACCGCAATACGCCGCTGGCGCAAGCCGTGCAGACTTCCGGTCTGCCCTTGCGCTTTCACGCCGGCTACCGGCTGCTGGCTGACCAACTGGCGCAAGCCAGCCTGTACCGGGGCGCCGAGGTGGCCGAGGTGCTGGCCGATATGCTGCAGCATGCGCCAGGTGGGCTCACCCCAGCCGATCTGGGCCAGGCCCAGGCCTGCCATCGCTACCCGGCAGCACTGCTGAAAAAGGCCTGGCATTGCATAGCCCACCTGGGCAGGCAGTCGGGTTAG
- a CDS encoding NAD(P)/FAD-dependent oxidoreductase encodes MPSPAPSHLFDTVIIGAGAAGLFCAAQAGQRGLKVLLIDHAAKVAEKIRISGGGRSNFTNRDLDVRQPHRHFVGQNPQFCRSALSRFGPAEFVALVDKHGIAHHEKHKGQLFADHSAEDIIAMLLAECRAGEVTHWQPCAVNAVAALDADAQGQRFQVSTAQGTVHCRHLVVATGGLSIPKIGATDLGYRLAQQFGLALVPRVPGLVPMTFDGSAWAPYAQLAGLALPVVIGTGSKKNRMTFNEDLLFTHRGLSGPAILQISSYWTPGTPIDINLVPEVDVAEQLLQAKQRSRKLIANALASLVPARLADAWVAQDAEWQRPIAEASDKALLRLAERLTRWELTPTGTEGYKKAEVTVGGVDTRELSQQTMEAKKVPGLYCIGEVVDITGWLGGYNFQWAWASAAACAAGMAESQ; translated from the coding sequence ATGCCTTCTCCCGCTCCCTCCCACCTGTTCGATACCGTCATCATTGGCGCAGGCGCTGCCGGCCTGTTTTGTGCGGCGCAGGCGGGCCAGCGCGGGCTCAAGGTACTGCTGATTGACCATGCGGCCAAGGTCGCAGAGAAGATCCGCATCTCGGGCGGCGGGCGCAGCAACTTCACCAACCGCGATCTGGATGTGCGCCAGCCGCACCGGCACTTTGTCGGCCAGAACCCGCAGTTCTGCCGCTCGGCACTGTCGCGCTTTGGGCCGGCCGAATTTGTCGCGCTGGTCGACAAGCACGGCATTGCCCACCACGAAAAGCACAAGGGCCAGCTGTTTGCGGACCATTCGGCCGAAGACATCATCGCGATGCTGCTGGCCGAGTGCCGCGCGGGCGAGGTGACCCACTGGCAGCCCTGCGCTGTCAACGCCGTTGCGGCGCTGGATGCCGATGCCCAAGGCCAGCGCTTTCAGGTCAGCACCGCCCAGGGCACGGTGCACTGCCGCCACCTGGTGGTTGCCACCGGCGGCCTGTCCATCCCCAAGATTGGTGCCACCGACCTGGGCTACCGCCTGGCCCAGCAGTTTGGTCTGGCACTGGTGCCGCGTGTGCCAGGCCTTGTGCCGATGACCTTCGATGGCAGTGCCTGGGCGCCCTATGCGCAGCTGGCGGGCCTGGCCTTGCCGGTGGTAATTGGCACCGGCAGCAAGAAAAACCGCATGACATTCAACGAAGACCTGCTGTTCACGCACCGGGGCCTGTCGGGGCCGGCCATCCTGCAGATCTCGAGCTACTGGACGCCCGGCACACCCATCGACATCAACCTGGTGCCTGAGGTGGATGTGGCCGAGCAGCTGCTGCAGGCCAAGCAGCGCTCGCGCAAGCTGATTGCCAATGCGCTGGCCAGCCTGGTGCCCGCGCGCCTGGCCGATGCCTGGGTGGCGCAGGATGCCGAATGGCAGCGCCCGATTGCCGAGGCGAGTGACAAGGCCCTGCTGCGCCTGGCCGAGCGCCTGACGCGCTGGGAGCTGACCCCCACCGGCACCGAAGGCTATAAAAAGGCTGAGGTCACCGTGGGCGGTGTGGACACGCGCGAGCTGTCGCAGCAAACGATGGAGGCCAAGAAGGTGCCGGGCCTCTACTGCATTGGCGAGGTGGTGGATATCACCGGCTGGCTGGGCGGCTACAACTTTCAATGGGCCTGGGCCAGTGCGGCCGCCTGCGCAGCGGGCATGGCAGAAAGCCAATAA
- the rpsU gene encoding 30S ribosomal protein S21: MTTIRVKENEPFDVALRRFKRTIEKLGLLTDLRAREFYEKPTAERKRKKAAAVKRHYKRVRSMQLPKKLY, encoded by the coding sequence ATGACGACTATCCGTGTAAAAGAAAACGAACCCTTTGACGTTGCGCTGCGCCGCTTCAAGCGCACCATCGAAAAACTGGGCCTGCTGACCGACCTGCGCGCTCGCGAGTTCTACGAAAAGCCAACTGCTGAGCGCAAGCGCAAGAAGGCTGCTGCCGTCAAGCGCCACTACAAGCGCGTTCGCAGCATGCAACTGCCCAAGAAGCTGTACTGA
- a CDS encoding GatB/YqeY domain-containing protein — translation MSLKAQITEDMKNAMRAKDTERLGTIRLLQAAMKQKEVDERVELDDAMVIAIVDKMIKQRKDSIAAFETAGRQDLADKEKSEIEVIKAYLPERMSAEEVTAAVQAIVAELGASGPGDMGKVMGAVKTQLAGKADMGQVSAAVKAALAP, via the coding sequence ATGAGCTTGAAAGCACAAATCACCGAAGACATGAAGAACGCGATGCGCGCCAAGGACACGGAACGCCTGGGCACCATCCGCTTGCTGCAAGCTGCGATGAAGCAGAAGGAAGTCGATGAGCGCGTCGAGCTCGATGACGCGATGGTGATCGCCATCGTCGACAAGATGATCAAGCAGCGCAAGGACAGCATCGCCGCATTTGAAACTGCCGGCCGCCAGGACCTGGCCGACAAGGAAAAGTCGGAAATCGAGGTCATCAAGGCCTACCTGCCAGAGCGCATGTCCGCCGAAGAAGTGACCGCTGCGGTCCAGGCCATCGTGGCGGAACTGGGCGCCTCGGGCCCTGGCGACATGGGCAAGGTCATGGGCGCCGTCAAGACCCAGCTGGCGGGCAAGGCGGACATGGGCCAGGTCTCTGCCGCCGTGAAGGCTGCACTGGCCCCCTGA
- a CDS encoding DUF11 domain-containing protein: MTAVWGSFNGNRWTASTSNAATAPAANGSNDLLAFTAGGVRYSTGVNDAVLTGAFEPAVFQGFTPNASSLPATGGLNAIAQSASYDISKTRASYLSDGVHGLDLSTALFNIPASSLRFSASVGNPESTTDDVPDVLVTQVGQPSSKTDTFYFIDDTGAVVGNSVSIALSSVPVVARQNWQFWNPNHTKSSVGDGSRDLRIRAYYFADFGITPQNMGRVAGFVQALSGDSDIAFVAYNQEAVSTPAALSVQKTNAAAAVTAGGRTVYTVTISNTGGSLASDVSWQDLPQGLRVLGIEAGAVGAGSDAGVCNSSGCTGLRLAPGASITYRVEAEVTGLVGTMASNTAVVNGANCSNGSPASCSSSDADLIVAADSVSVVKTNGVDRLTVGAETTYSVTLSNSAATAFAGLSWSDVPSGLAVSGIRAGSVGAGSVAGTCSTTGCTGITLAAGQSIVYIVSAKVNATVAAGASVSNKAVVQGGTCTSERVSGCASTDTDQVVAAANMQISKSNGVDVLAQGASTVYQVVVRNTGGSAAAGLRWAESPVGLAIERISATTVGANSEAGLCTVSGCSDIAVAAGESIVYAVQATVTGEVGVDSARNAVTLSGATCSGGNSCSAEDRDAIVLPAAVSIHKSNGVDTLTEGASSSYTVTITNSGGMPAAGLAWLDSPQGMEIEAITPLAAAAPSDAGSCSLQAPMGCNGITVAANASVSYQVRARVTALVEGRADATVSNTATLTGANCTAASPCTVTDTDSLRSPVHLTLSKTAAATVEAGQALDYQFRIGNSGQTAVAAGQTLVVAEALPDGMRLTGASPGAGVTSVVCSGEPLECELVLDAALEQGGHVAFGLHAIAPAQAGSITNHAAIDPLGGSEPPVPGAACLPADSCAQARTDVLAPAHITVLKSNGVSQVLEGSSTRYVVTLSNEGGMPVELQWDDVPSGMVVTEIVATEVGGHSAAGVCSPSGCTGVTLAGGETVRYAVLARITATAPAHVRNLARVSDAAQCSSSAPCSSEDEDEVYSNTIDVDPPAPDPTPDPTPDPDPTPDPDPTPLPAPVAVPTVSLAGQLLMSLLLGGAAALGLRRMRQRCRH; this comes from the coding sequence GTGACCGCTGTCTGGGGCAGCTTCAACGGCAACCGCTGGACGGCCAGTACCAGCAACGCCGCCACGGCGCCTGCTGCCAATGGGAGCAACGATCTGCTGGCGTTCACAGCCGGAGGCGTGCGCTACTCGACCGGGGTCAATGATGCGGTGCTGACCGGGGCTTTTGAGCCGGCGGTCTTCCAGGGCTTTACGCCCAACGCCAGCTCGCTCCCGGCTACGGGCGGTCTCAATGCCATCGCGCAAAGCGCGAGCTACGATATCTCCAAGACCCGGGCCTCCTACCTGTCTGATGGCGTGCATGGGCTGGACCTCAGCACGGCCTTGTTCAATATCCCGGCGAGCTCGCTGCGCTTCAGTGCGAGCGTGGGCAATCCCGAGTCCACGACGGATGATGTGCCCGATGTGCTGGTGACCCAGGTCGGCCAGCCATCGAGCAAGACCGACACCTTTTATTTCATCGACGACACGGGCGCGGTCGTGGGGAACAGCGTCAGCATCGCGCTCAGCAGCGTGCCGGTCGTCGCCCGGCAGAACTGGCAGTTCTGGAACCCCAACCACACCAAGTCCTCGGTCGGTGATGGCAGCCGTGACCTGCGCATACGTGCTTACTATTTCGCCGACTTTGGCATCACGCCGCAGAACATGGGCCGGGTGGCTGGCTTTGTGCAGGCCTTGAGCGGCGACTCCGACATTGCCTTTGTTGCCTACAACCAGGAGGCCGTGAGCACCCCGGCGGCCTTGAGCGTGCAAAAGACCAATGCGGCCGCAGCCGTGACCGCAGGCGGCCGCACGGTCTACACCGTGACGATCAGCAATACCGGCGGCTCGCTGGCCAGCGATGTCTCCTGGCAGGATCTGCCCCAAGGCCTGCGCGTGCTGGGTATTGAGGCCGGTGCCGTGGGCGCGGGCAGCGATGCCGGTGTCTGCAATAGCAGTGGCTGCACGGGCCTGCGCCTGGCGCCGGGTGCATCGATCACGTACCGCGTGGAGGCGGAGGTGACCGGCTTGGTGGGTACGATGGCATCGAACACCGCCGTTGTGAACGGCGCCAACTGCAGCAACGGCAGTCCCGCCAGTTGCAGCAGCAGCGATGCGGATCTGATCGTGGCCGCCGACTCGGTCAGTGTGGTCAAGACCAATGGGGTGGACCGCCTGACCGTGGGCGCCGAGACCACCTACAGCGTGACCCTGAGCAACAGCGCAGCGACCGCGTTCGCGGGCCTGAGCTGGAGCGATGTGCCCAGCGGCCTGGCGGTCAGTGGTATCCGCGCGGGCAGCGTGGGGGCCGGTAGTGTGGCGGGAACCTGCAGCACCACGGGCTGCACCGGCATCACCTTGGCTGCGGGCCAATCCATCGTCTACATCGTCAGCGCAAAAGTGAATGCTACCGTAGCTGCAGGCGCCTCGGTCAGCAACAAGGCCGTGGTGCAGGGCGGCACCTGCACCAGCGAGCGGGTGAGCGGCTGCGCCAGCACCGATACTGACCAGGTGGTGGCGGCGGCCAATATGCAGATCAGCAAGAGCAATGGCGTGGATGTGCTGGCACAGGGTGCCAGCACGGTCTACCAGGTGGTTGTGCGCAACACCGGCGGCAGTGCAGCTGCGGGCCTGCGTTGGGCAGAGAGCCCGGTGGGCCTGGCTATTGAGCGCATCAGCGCCACGACGGTGGGCGCCAACAGCGAGGCCGGCCTATGCACCGTCAGTGGTTGCTCGGATATCGCCGTTGCGGCTGGCGAATCGATTGTCTATGCGGTGCAGGCAACCGTCACCGGCGAGGTGGGTGTGGACAGCGCTCGCAATGCGGTGACCTTGAGTGGCGCGACCTGCAGCGGCGGCAACAGCTGCAGCGCCGAGGACCGCGATGCCATCGTGCTGCCCGCCGCTGTCAGCATCCACAAGAGCAATGGTGTCGATACGCTGACCGAAGGCGCCAGCAGCAGCTATACCGTCACCATTACCAACAGCGGCGGCATGCCCGCTGCCGGCCTCGCCTGGCTGGACAGCCCCCAAGGCATGGAGATCGAGGCCATCACGCCGCTGGCGGCCGCAGCGCCCAGTGATGCCGGCAGCTGCAGCCTGCAGGCACCGATGGGCTGCAACGGCATCACGGTTGCCGCCAACGCCAGCGTCAGCTACCAGGTGCGGGCGCGGGTCACGGCGCTGGTGGAGGGCCGTGCCGATGCCACGGTCAGCAATACGGCCACGCTGACGGGGGCGAACTGCACGGCAGCATCCCCCTGCACAGTGACGGATACCGACTCTCTGCGCAGCCCCGTGCATCTGACGCTGAGCAAGACGGCCGCGGCAACGGTGGAAGCGGGCCAGGCGCTGGACTACCAGTTCCGCATTGGCAACAGCGGCCAGACGGCCGTTGCCGCCGGGCAAACGCTGGTGGTCGCTGAGGCCCTGCCCGATGGCATGCGCCTGACGGGTGCCTCGCCCGGTGCCGGTGTGACATCGGTGGTCTGTAGTGGCGAGCCGCTGGAGTGCGAGCTGGTGCTGGATGCCGCGCTGGAGCAAGGCGGCCATGTTGCCTTTGGCTTGCATGCCATCGCGCCAGCGCAGGCCGGCAGCATCACCAACCATGCTGCCATCGATCCGCTGGGGGGCAGCGAGCCGCCTGTGCCGGGCGCTGCCTGCCTGCCTGCCGACAGCTGTGCCCAGGCGCGCACTGATGTGCTGGCCCCCGCCCATATCACCGTGCTCAAAAGCAATGGCGTGAGCCAGGTGCTGGAAGGCAGCAGCACGCGCTATGTGGTGACGCTGAGCAATGAAGGCGGCATGCCCGTAGAGCTGCAATGGGACGATGTGCCCAGCGGCATGGTGGTGACCGAGATTGTTGCGACCGAGGTTGGGGGCCACAGCGCCGCAGGTGTCTGCAGCCCATCGGGTTGCACCGGCGTGACGCTGGCAGGCGGCGAAACCGTGCGCTATGCGGTACTGGCCCGGATCACGGCCACGGCACCTGCGCATGTTCGCAATCTGGCCCGGGTAAGCGATGCGGCCCAGTGCAGCAGCAGCGCGCCTTGCAGCAGTGAGGACGAGGATGAGGTCTACAGCAACACCATCGATGTGGACCCACCTGCGCCCGATCCCACACCTGACCCGACTCCAGACCCTGACCCCACTCCGGATCCAGACCCGACACCGTTGCCCGCGCCGGTGGCGGTACCCACGGTATCGCTGGCGGGGCAGCTGCTGATGTCGCTGCTGCTGGGCGGGGCCGCTGCGCTGGGCCTGCGCCGCATGCGCCAGCGCTGCCGCCACTGA
- a CDS encoding PKD domain-containing protein: MRLISKSITAALISCAVSAGWAANTIAPQNGNWIIADELGGKPGRGMGIDVQDGVFLMQLYNYNKDGSATFHMATGAVIDNKVDAPLKKYKDGPYFGSGRRDGVEAENAGNVKIEFTSRTTATIQLPGEEPKLMHRFNYESTPEDQWSDPAFVERWAMVAMDADGKPTSTFFADTAIGTQMAMVPNMAAGWPYKSSSKFTVHTLDLATPNKHGFMECEYLGSNMEFSCVGEQVDTSSGSSVRKPISLVMQRSIDDLQGTLTLDGSDTKVMGARVEQTAYAIEESKVVTRAYFRRNSLPEAGTWIISNEVTGKAGRGISLDLQKPVGSKHLLFMPIYNYDEKGNATFHIGMATHSPSAVNPSLPAIPVMKYKGGRYLGGPAQDGVEDVYVGPEQITFNTTATGLIQFPKEDPVNFKRFYFGIDQDRIDSLVGTWALVPHAGAVKHRILNLKKTASGVVEDKDAGYTCTVSYWLDLRFVCEPKTVTADQQRIRLGAGFYGAARAILGDGGSLPDSSPELTAIRITDAQGNLVQGGPLYPVDDEGNNPGNGEAAAPTAQIGTVTGAVEGGTVTLEGSGKAAAGKRLTYKWTLSAAPAGSEAQLKSADTISPSFVADKAGSYVITLVVNDGSKDSAAAKVTVTVMPKDGIRLLRDDDSAASGQALSWPYTGSSEISASVACVGACENTYKIAQYKLQVNGANYTIADLKATNLTSGSSVKASFEGLADGQVVTSDKPVSFALRSAYTNGKTVNLKFSFTIKETGEAFTYTSTFKTN, translated from the coding sequence ATGCGACTGATCTCCAAAAGCATCACAGCTGCGCTGATATCTTGCGCCGTCTCCGCAGGTTGGGCTGCCAACACCATTGCGCCACAGAACGGAAACTGGATCATTGCCGACGAATTGGGCGGCAAGCCTGGCCGCGGCATGGGCATTGATGTCCAGGATGGCGTCTTTCTGATGCAGCTGTACAACTACAACAAGGACGGCAGCGCCACCTTCCATATGGCTACAGGCGCAGTGATTGACAACAAGGTGGACGCACCCCTCAAAAAGTACAAGGATGGACCTTACTTTGGCAGCGGCCGCCGTGATGGAGTGGAAGCTGAAAATGCCGGCAATGTGAAGATCGAATTCACCAGCCGTACTACCGCCACGATCCAGCTCCCTGGCGAAGAGCCCAAGTTGATGCACCGCTTCAACTACGAAAGCACGCCGGAAGACCAATGGTCCGACCCAGCCTTTGTCGAGCGTTGGGCCATGGTGGCGATGGATGCTGATGGCAAACCCACATCGACCTTCTTTGCCGATACCGCGATTGGCACGCAGATGGCCATGGTTCCGAACATGGCTGCCGGCTGGCCCTACAAATCCAGCAGCAAGTTCACGGTGCATACGCTGGACTTGGCCACGCCCAACAAGCATGGCTTCATGGAATGCGAGTACCTGGGCTCCAACATGGAATTCAGCTGCGTCGGCGAGCAAGTGGACACCAGCTCAGGCAGTTCTGTGCGCAAGCCCATCAGCCTGGTCATGCAGCGCAGCATTGACGACCTGCAAGGCACCTTGACCCTGGATGGCAGCGACACCAAGGTGATGGGCGCCCGGGTGGAACAAACGGCGTACGCCATCGAAGAGAGCAAGGTCGTCACGCGCGCCTACTTCCGCCGCAATTCGCTGCCTGAAGCGGGAACCTGGATCATCAGCAATGAAGTCACCGGCAAGGCGGGCCGTGGTATTTCGCTGGATCTGCAAAAGCCGGTGGGCAGCAAGCACCTGCTGTTCATGCCCATCTACAACTACGACGAAAAGGGCAATGCCACTTTCCACATCGGCATGGCCACCCACAGCCCCAGCGCGGTCAATCCCTCCTTGCCTGCCATCCCCGTGATGAAGTACAAGGGCGGTCGCTACTTGGGAGGCCCTGCACAAGACGGTGTTGAAGATGTGTATGTCGGACCGGAGCAGATCACCTTCAATACCACAGCGACCGGCCTGATTCAATTCCCCAAGGAAGATCCTGTCAATTTCAAGCGTTTTTACTTCGGTATTGACCAAGACCGCATCGACAGCCTCGTCGGCACTTGGGCGCTGGTGCCGCATGCCGGCGCTGTCAAGCATCGCATTCTCAACCTGAAGAAAACCGCCAGCGGCGTAGTCGAAGACAAGGATGCCGGATACACCTGCACCGTGTCTTACTGGCTGGATCTGCGCTTTGTCTGCGAACCCAAGACGGTCACTGCTGACCAGCAGCGCATTCGCCTGGGTGCGGGTTTTTATGGTGCTGCCCGCGCTATTTTGGGCGACGGTGGCTCCCTCCCCGACAGCTCGCCCGAATTGACCGCTATCCGCATCACCGACGCCCAAGGCAATCTGGTACAAGGCGGCCCCCTCTACCCTGTGGACGACGAAGGCAACAACCCTGGCAACGGCGAGGCTGCTGCACCTACCGCCCAAATCGGCACGGTGACCGGCGCAGTCGAAGGCGGGACGGTGACCTTGGAAGGCAGCGGCAAAGCTGCGGCCGGTAAACGCCTGACCTACAAGTGGACGCTGAGCGCTGCCCCGGCAGGCAGCGAGGCCCAACTGAAGTCTGCCGACACCATCAGCCCCAGCTTTGTCGCCGACAAGGCTGGCAGCTATGTGATCACGCTTGTGGTCAATGATGGCAGCAAGGACAGTGCCGCAGCCAAAGTGACGGTAACCGTCATGCCCAAGGACGGTATTCGCCTGTTGCGTGACGATGACTCCGCCGCATCGGGCCAGGCGCTGAGCTGGCCATACACCGGCTCGTCAGAGATCAGCGCTAGCGTAGCTTGCGTCGGTGCTTGCGAGAACACCTACAAGATTGCCCAATACAAGCTCCAAGTCAATGGCGCCAACTACACGATTGCCGACCTCAAAGCGACCAACCTCACTTCGGGCTCCAGCGTCAAAGCGTCTTTTGAAGGTCTGGCTGATGGCCAAGTGGTCACTTCGGACAAGCCAGTATCCTTTGCGCTGCGCAGCGCCTATACCAATGGCAAGACGGTGAATCTGAAGTTCAGCTTCACGATCAAGGAAACCGGTGAGGCCTTCACCTACACCAGCACCTTCAAAACCAATTGA